A portion of the Simkania negevensis Z genome contains these proteins:
- a CDS encoding bifunctional serine/threonine-protein kinase/formylglycine-generating enzyme family protein: MDKNTLGDYAIIKQIGQGTLGSVYLAEHRFVKKQFVLKVLPEELANDRNFIQRFEREVGTLATLDHSHIVKVHNVSFAEGYYFLVTNCIVDCFGETTNLTQYLGVNKQSLNENEILELLSQVASALHYAHQKQLSGTPLAHRGIKLNNILIGKGERGLHVYLSDFGLSHIVGEGAILTRLYKTLADVLSLDLTKTSALKSGEETYLTGPFDSSKLSKLHASFLQTYHFLAPEQKIYREKPVGPQADIYAFGVLAYFLLMHNFPEGRFPLPSEVYPDFRLDWDYLIRECLKPDPSKRPSSLPAILEELIRPHRSFEKHPIERDEDAVLNWDDEPTHEPVQRSSDAETMAQLEKIKEATQVAVEDPKPEITKKQSQMLHEISNTLRTAKPKPLLNPGEINRPEYDPDPAAAFHIESTVARYVPKQNEVKDIEPLLSEMVIIKGGKFERGSNQGGRDERPRHKIEISSFAMDIHAVTNEQFVRFLEVMGGEKDANNQDIIQLKESRIKRHSGKLVIESGYAKHPVIGVTWYGAIAYAKWIGKRLPTEAEWEIAASCGNEENIYPTGATIERTQANFFSSDTVTVKSYPPNEYGLYDMAGNIYEWCQDWYDYNYYEVSQQEPENPQGPLQGVFRVLRGGCWKSLKEDLRCSHRNRNNPGIVNRTYGFRCAADVDES; the protein is encoded by the coding sequence ATGGATAAAAATACCCTAGGAGATTACGCAATCATCAAGCAAATAGGACAGGGGACTCTAGGCTCTGTCTATTTGGCCGAACACCGTTTTGTGAAGAAACAGTTTGTTCTCAAAGTCCTGCCAGAAGAGTTAGCTAATGACCGCAACTTTATTCAACGATTTGAAAGGGAAGTCGGAACACTCGCAACTCTCGACCATTCTCATATCGTAAAAGTTCATAATGTTTCATTTGCCGAAGGGTATTACTTCCTCGTCACCAATTGCATTGTCGATTGCTTTGGAGAAACGACAAATCTTACTCAATACCTCGGAGTCAATAAACAATCTTTGAACGAAAACGAGATTCTCGAGCTTTTGTCACAAGTTGCATCTGCTTTGCACTATGCCCATCAAAAGCAACTCAGTGGAACACCTCTTGCGCACCGAGGGATTAAACTCAATAATATTTTAATTGGAAAAGGGGAAAGAGGGTTGCATGTTTACCTCTCTGATTTTGGCCTTTCTCACATTGTTGGAGAAGGAGCGATCTTGACCCGTCTTTATAAAACCCTCGCCGATGTTCTTTCTCTTGATTTGACCAAGACAAGTGCATTGAAATCCGGAGAAGAGACCTATCTGACAGGTCCTTTTGACTCCAGTAAACTCTCAAAATTGCACGCGTCATTTTTACAAACGTACCACTTTCTTGCGCCTGAGCAAAAAATTTATCGAGAAAAACCAGTTGGCCCTCAAGCTGATATCTATGCTTTTGGTGTTCTTGCTTATTTCTTACTTATGCACAACTTTCCTGAAGGCCGATTTCCTCTCCCTTCAGAAGTCTATCCTGACTTTAGGTTAGATTGGGATTACCTGATTCGAGAGTGTCTCAAGCCCGATCCAAGCAAACGACCTTCTTCGCTTCCTGCCATTTTAGAAGAGCTCATCCGCCCTCATCGCAGCTTTGAAAAACACCCTATTGAAAGGGATGAAGACGCTGTCTTGAACTGGGATGATGAACCAACACACGAACCTGTTCAAAGAAGCTCTGATGCTGAAACCATGGCACAGCTAGAAAAAATCAAAGAAGCAACGCAAGTCGCAGTCGAGGATCCTAAGCCTGAAATTACTAAAAAACAATCGCAAATGCTGCACGAGATTTCTAACACTCTGCGAACAGCAAAACCAAAACCTCTTCTTAATCCAGGTGAAATCAACCGTCCTGAATACGATCCTGATCCTGCTGCAGCGTTTCACATCGAATCGACTGTTGCCCGTTATGTTCCTAAACAAAATGAAGTCAAAGACATTGAGCCTCTTTTAAGTGAAATGGTCATCATTAAAGGGGGAAAGTTTGAACGTGGCTCTAACCAAGGGGGACGCGATGAAAGACCTCGCCATAAGATCGAAATTAGTAGCTTTGCTATGGATATCCATGCCGTCACAAACGAACAGTTTGTCCGTTTCTTAGAAGTCATGGGTGGAGAGAAAGACGCCAACAATCAAGACATCATTCAACTCAAAGAATCGCGCATCAAAAGACATAGCGGAAAGCTCGTGATTGAATCGGGTTACGCCAAACATCCGGTCATAGGTGTCACGTGGTATGGAGCGATTGCCTATGCCAAATGGATTGGAAAGAGACTTCCAACAGAAGCTGAATGGGAAATTGCAGCTTCATGTGGGAACGAAGAGAATATCTACCCAACGGGTGCAACCATTGAGCGGACACAAGCAAACTTCTTTAGCTCAGATACAGTTACCGTCAAAAGTTACCCACCAAATGAGTATGGCCTTTATGATATGGCTGGTAACATTTACGAATGGTGCCAAGACTGGTACGACTATAACTACTACGAAGTGTCACAGCAAGAACCAGAAAATCCTCAAGGACCACTCCAAGGTGTTTTCCGTGTCCTCCGAGGAGGATGCTGGAAAAGTCTGAAAGAAGACCTCCGATGCTCTCATCGTAACCGAAATAACCCAGGCATTGTGAACCGCACTTATGGGTTCCGCTGTGCCGCAGATGTTGACGAATCGTGA
- a CDS encoding low molecular weight protein-tyrosine-phosphatase: MIALLFVCLGNICRSPALMGYMNYLALQKGISDQVYIDSCGLHSSFLGSPPDARMQRVAKEKGIIFNHQAKMFEPAFFDSFQAIFGVTEEIVSHLRSLAHTPEEQAKIHLATAFSQNYKGMDIPDPYYLGAKGFEKIWEIIEDACVGIFKQFIQA, from the coding sequence GTGATCGCCCTTCTTTTCGTTTGCTTAGGGAACATTTGTCGCTCGCCAGCCTTGATGGGCTACATGAATTATCTAGCCCTCCAAAAAGGGATCAGTGATCAAGTCTACATCGATAGCTGCGGCCTCCATTCAAGTTTTTTAGGGAGTCCACCAGATGCACGCATGCAACGTGTTGCAAAAGAAAAGGGGATTATCTTTAATCATCAGGCAAAGATGTTCGAACCGGCCTTTTTTGACTCATTTCAAGCCATTTTTGGAGTGACCGAAGAGATTGTTTCCCACTTGCGGTCCCTTGCTCACACTCCTGAGGAACAAGCAAAAATTCATCTCGCAACAGCGTTTAGCCAAAACTATAAAGGGATGGATATCCCAGATCCCTATTATTTAGGTGCCAAAGGGTTCGAAAAGATTTGGGAAATCATTGAAGATGCCTGTGTAGGCATCTTCAAACAGTTTATTCAAGCTTAA
- the ispH gene encoding 4-hydroxy-3-methylbut-2-enyl diphosphate reductase: MKLLLSKPRGFCAGVVRAIETVEKALELWGAPIYVKHQIVHNRHVVEDLEKKGAIFIEDLDEVPEGERIIYSAHGISPAVREHAKRRKLIEIDASCGLVIRVHSAAKRFAEKGYQILLIGHRKHVEVIGTAGEAPDQTTVIESVDDVEKLDFPPDQKLFYVTQTTLSLDDVKEITEALAKKYPHVETLPSSSICYATTNRQLALREITNTVDIVLVVGDPTSSNSNRLCEVARIRGIPGHLINSPEEIDPSWLVGVSAIGLTAGASTPESVVQKCIEHLYSLGVTETEEVEYTEENVFFQLPKEVLSVS, encoded by the coding sequence ATGAAGCTACTCTTATCTAAACCTAGGGGTTTTTGCGCAGGTGTTGTTCGCGCAATTGAAACTGTTGAAAAAGCACTTGAACTATGGGGCGCTCCTATTTACGTGAAACACCAAATTGTTCACAATCGACATGTGGTCGAAGATTTAGAAAAAAAAGGGGCGATTTTTATCGAGGATCTCGACGAAGTGCCCGAAGGAGAGCGAATCATTTATTCTGCTCATGGGATTTCTCCTGCAGTAAGAGAACATGCAAAACGGCGCAAACTGATCGAAATCGATGCTTCATGTGGTCTTGTCATCCGAGTCCATTCCGCTGCCAAACGGTTTGCTGAAAAAGGATACCAAATTCTCCTCATCGGCCACCGTAAGCACGTTGAGGTGATTGGAACAGCTGGAGAGGCTCCTGATCAAACGACAGTGATTGAATCGGTCGACGATGTCGAAAAACTTGATTTTCCGCCGGACCAAAAACTCTTCTACGTAACGCAAACTACTTTGAGTTTAGATGATGTCAAAGAAATCACAGAAGCTCTCGCAAAAAAATATCCTCATGTCGAAACACTTCCAAGTTCATCGATTTGCTATGCTACAACAAACCGACAACTTGCCTTACGAGAAATCACCAATACTGTTGACATCGTTCTCGTTGTTGGTGATCCTACAAGTTCCAATTCCAATCGTTTATGTGAAGTTGCTCGGATCCGGGGAATTCCGGGTCATTTGATCAACTCTCCAGAAGAAATCGATCCGAGTTGGTTAGTAGGAGTCTCTGCAATTGGACTGACTGCAGGCGCTTCAACTCCTGAATCAGTTGTGCAAAAATGCATTGAGCATCTCTATTCGTTAGGCGTGACTGAAACAGAAGAAGTCGAATACACCGAAGAAAACGTTTTCTTCCAACTTCCAAAAGAAGTACTTAGTGTTTCTTGA
- a CDS encoding universal stress protein, with amino-acid sequence MDSKKTRESRTQIDKGSFKRVLNVGDLFAVGYGDLGSSIYYALGITAMFSLGAAPISLALAGLVFACTALSYAELSSMLKDTGGSATYARYAFNDLISFIAGWALLLDFIVTIAISSYSIGPYLSFFFGPLKEPAYKIGLTVLIIISLFIINYRGSKGSARMSWFLTTLTLCTQLIIIVIGAIWLVKIPDLFEHLRIGVQDPIWSPSWDGFWKGTAMAMVAYTGIESMAQLSGEAKSPAKTVPKAMMLAMGMLLVVYIGISLVALSAVNPQVLSTDYLEDPIAGIVSVLPFGSKLLGGWVGLLAAIILYVASNAGLIGASRLSFNMGEHYQVPRYVYRLHPRYKSPYVSLAIFAVLAICIVIASRGRLTFLADLYNFGAMLAFFMTHLSLVILRIRKPEDKRPFRAPFNIRFKKFDLPITGILGGIATFATWILVVITKPDGRYLGIAWLTIGLLMYFFYRKKQDLSAMGTVEVEKIKIPDYQASKYQNILVPTRGGRETETVQMACEIAKIHGAKVTALHVIEVPFSLPLETPLYHRTIVAESILKRAEAIGREFNIRMDLKVINARAVDVAITDLVEKEHYDLLVMGTTMTKGGTAKGYGGVVERILKNATCPVWLCFSAPHSPFKKTVPTTSA; translated from the coding sequence ATGGATAGTAAAAAAACTAGAGAATCACGCACTCAAATTGATAAGGGTTCGTTTAAACGGGTCCTCAATGTAGGTGATCTTTTTGCAGTTGGCTATGGGGATCTAGGATCGTCGATTTACTATGCCCTTGGGATCACTGCGATGTTCTCGTTAGGAGCAGCTCCGATTTCACTTGCTCTCGCAGGGCTAGTTTTTGCATGTACAGCTTTATCCTATGCAGAACTTTCATCCATGTTAAAAGATACGGGGGGATCTGCGACCTATGCTCGGTATGCTTTTAATGATTTGATTTCATTTATTGCGGGCTGGGCTCTACTTCTTGACTTTATCGTAACCATTGCGATTTCTTCCTACTCCATTGGCCCTTATCTCTCATTTTTTTTTGGTCCTTTGAAGGAACCCGCATATAAAATTGGACTCACAGTTTTAATCATCATCTCCCTCTTCATCATCAATTATAGGGGATCGAAAGGGTCTGCTCGGATGAGTTGGTTTTTGACTACGCTGACCCTCTGTACTCAGCTGATTATCATTGTCATTGGAGCAATATGGCTCGTGAAAATTCCCGACCTCTTCGAGCACCTTCGTATTGGAGTACAAGATCCCATCTGGTCACCGTCATGGGATGGCTTTTGGAAAGGAACTGCCATGGCGATGGTCGCCTACACGGGAATCGAGTCGATGGCTCAACTCAGTGGAGAAGCTAAATCACCAGCTAAAACAGTTCCAAAAGCGATGATGCTTGCTATGGGAATGCTTCTTGTTGTCTACATAGGGATTTCATTAGTGGCTCTCTCAGCTGTTAACCCTCAAGTTCTCAGTACAGATTATCTCGAAGATCCGATTGCTGGAATTGTAAGTGTGCTTCCTTTTGGAAGCAAACTTTTGGGAGGCTGGGTTGGCTTGCTTGCTGCAATTATCTTATATGTCGCTTCAAATGCTGGGCTTATTGGAGCTTCACGCCTTTCGTTTAATATGGGAGAGCATTACCAGGTTCCACGGTATGTCTATCGCCTTCATCCGCGCTATAAATCGCCTTATGTATCCCTGGCGATTTTTGCAGTTTTAGCCATTTGCATCGTCATTGCAAGTCGCGGCCGATTGACATTCTTGGCAGACCTTTACAACTTTGGTGCGATGTTAGCTTTCTTCATGACTCATCTCTCTCTTGTGATCTTGCGGATTCGCAAACCTGAAGACAAACGTCCTTTCCGCGCTCCATTTAATATCCGATTTAAAAAATTTGACCTTCCCATTACTGGAATCTTAGGTGGGATAGCGACTTTTGCAACGTGGATTCTCGTTGTCATCACTAAACCTGATGGCCGTTACTTAGGGATCGCATGGTTGACCATTGGCTTACTCATGTACTTCTTCTACCGAAAGAAACAAGATTTAAGCGCCATGGGAACAGTTGAAGTCGAAAAAATCAAAATTCCCGATTACCAAGCAAGCAAGTATCAAAACATCTTAGTTCCCACACGAGGAGGACGAGAAACTGAAACAGTACAAATGGCTTGTGAAATCGCAAAAATTCATGGAGCAAAAGTCACAGCCCTTCATGTGATTGAAGTTCCTTTCTCTTTGCCACTAGAAACCCCTCTTTATCATCGGACGATTGTAGCTGAATCGATTCTAAAACGGGCTGAGGCTATTGGTCGAGAGTTTAACATTCGGATGGATCTCAAGGTGATCAATGCACGTGCTGTAGATGTCGCGATCACAGATCTTGTCGAGAAAGAGCACTACGATCTTCTCGTCATGGGAACAACCATGACAAAAGGAGGCACTGCAAAAGGATATGGGGGAGTCGTAGAAAGAATCTTGAAGAATGCCACTTGCCCAGTCTGGCTTTGCTTTTCTGCGCCTCATTCTCCTTTCAAGAAGACGGTCCCTACAACTTCAGCGTAA
- a CDS encoding NUDIX hydrolase, producing MTLPIRYSIRILLLNQANELLLMCANDPKTTTVDGKSSGKYWFTIGGEIEKGESLEEAAKRELFEETGLSPEAVTFGPIVWHGDFHLILYGKKTHLKQKFIVARTKETTVTLNHLTEEEKSIIQELEWFSLDKMRQSQDVIYPIDLPDYLPEIIAGNYPTESLEIDLAKEPEL from the coding sequence TTGACTTTGCCAATTCGTTACAGTATCCGTATTCTTCTCTTGAATCAAGCGAATGAGCTTTTGCTCATGTGCGCTAATGATCCCAAGACGACTACCGTTGATGGAAAATCTTCTGGAAAATATTGGTTTACCATTGGGGGTGAAATCGAAAAGGGTGAGTCCCTCGAAGAAGCAGCCAAACGGGAGCTCTTTGAAGAAACGGGGCTTAGCCCTGAAGCAGTCACCTTTGGTCCTATTGTTTGGCATGGTGACTTCCATTTAATTCTCTATGGAAAAAAAACTCATCTGAAGCAAAAATTCATTGTAGCACGCACAAAAGAAACGACCGTTACATTGAATCACTTGACAGAGGAAGAAAAGTCGATCATTCAAGAACTCGAGTGGTTTTCTTTAGACAAGATGCGTCAAAGTCAAGATGTCATTTACCCCATTGATTTACCCGATTATCTTCCTGAAATCATCGCAGGAAACTATCCTACTGAATCTCTCGAAATCGATCTTGCTAAAGAACCTGAGCTCTAG
- a CDS encoding ABC transporter ATP-binding protein, which yields MSETPLIEIRNLVKTFRVKGQLLRAVDDVSLKIFPQETLGLVGESGCGKTALARVLMRLYEATGGEILFEGKSFVKYSPRQIRELRQEMQYIFQDPYASLNPRMTAGEIIAEPLNIYRVGTRAQREQRVRELLDLVGLRAESLSRFPHEFSGGQRQRIGIARALALNPRFIVCDEPIAALDVSIQAQIINLLKQLQEDMGLTYLFISHDLALVKYLSTRVAVMYLGKLMELAPSTELYETPLHPYTQALLSAIPIPDPEVERKRSRIFLTGDVPSPINPPKGCVFCTRCPKAKPICHDKPPEWKEVSPGHKVACHFL from the coding sequence ATGTCTGAAACTCCCCTCATTGAAATCCGAAATCTTGTAAAAACTTTTCGTGTGAAAGGACAGCTTTTACGGGCAGTTGATGACGTTTCCCTTAAAATCTTCCCGCAAGAAACTTTAGGTCTTGTTGGAGAATCAGGTTGTGGGAAAACGGCACTTGCCCGCGTTCTCATGCGCCTTTATGAAGCCACAGGAGGAGAAATCCTGTTTGAAGGAAAGAGTTTCGTCAAATACTCTCCTAGACAGATCCGAGAACTGCGGCAGGAAATGCAGTACATTTTTCAAGATCCTTATGCTTCACTCAATCCTCGAATGACAGCTGGAGAAATCATCGCTGAACCGCTCAACATCTACCGAGTGGGAACGCGCGCTCAGCGTGAACAACGAGTAAGAGAACTTCTTGATCTCGTCGGTCTTCGCGCAGAAAGCCTTTCTCGTTTTCCTCATGAATTTAGTGGTGGACAACGTCAAAGAATTGGCATTGCCCGCGCGCTTGCGCTGAATCCTCGTTTTATCGTTTGTGACGAACCTATTGCTGCTCTTGATGTCTCTATTCAAGCGCAAATTATCAACTTGCTAAAGCAGCTTCAAGAAGACATGGGACTGACCTATCTTTTCATTTCGCATGATTTAGCTCTTGTCAAATACCTTTCAACTCGAGTAGCTGTGATGTATCTTGGGAAACTCATGGAACTTGCTCCAAGTACTGAGCTCTACGAAACTCCCCTTCATCCCTATACGCAGGCACTTCTCAGTGCCATCCCGATTCCCGATCCTGAGGTGGAGCGGAAACGTTCTCGCATTTTTCTCACAGGAGATGTACCTAGCCCTATTAACCCTCCTAAAGGGTGCGTTTTTTGCACCCGTTGTCCAAAAGCAAAGCCTATTTGTCACGATAAACCTCCTGAGTGGAAAGAGGTTTCACCTGGCCACAAAGTCGCCTGTCATTTTCTTTAA
- a CDS encoding ABC transporter ATP-binding protein: MNTLLKVKDLHTTLSSRSQKIRAVRGVSFELKPGETLGIVGESGCGKSIMAKSITGLLPRLTATIDSGEILYKNQDLLQLSEKKMRSIRGKEISMIFQDPMTSLNPTMKIGRQIGEGYRLHHPKATQEEVYTRVIELLKQVGIPQAEARYNQYPHELNGGMRQRVMIAIAMIAKPHILIADEPTTALDVTIQAQILELLKSIQKKEKMSIILITHDFSIVSNFCDRVLVMYAGEIIEQATVDQLFKSPKHPYTRRLLHSIPRLDTPMGKSLYSIHGSPPDLALISPGCSFAKRCPHAETRCQTQKPTCFHIEEGHCASCWLYAEGEKDV; the protein is encoded by the coding sequence ATGAATACGCTTCTCAAGGTTAAAGATCTTCACACGACTCTTTCCTCTCGAAGCCAAAAAATACGTGCGGTTCGCGGGGTTTCATTCGAACTCAAACCTGGTGAAACACTTGGAATTGTTGGCGAGTCTGGCTGTGGAAAATCAATCATGGCAAAATCCATCACGGGTTTACTTCCAAGACTCACGGCAACGATTGACTCGGGAGAGATTCTCTATAAGAATCAAGATCTTCTTCAATTGTCTGAGAAAAAAATGCGCTCTATTCGGGGAAAAGAGATCAGCATGATCTTTCAAGACCCGATGACTTCTCTCAATCCTACTATGAAAATAGGAAGGCAAATTGGTGAGGGATACCGTCTCCACCATCCTAAAGCGACACAAGAAGAAGTCTACACGCGTGTTATTGAACTTCTGAAACAAGTGGGGATACCTCAAGCAGAAGCGCGCTACAATCAATATCCCCACGAATTGAACGGTGGAATGAGGCAAAGGGTCATGATTGCCATTGCCATGATCGCAAAACCACATATTCTCATTGCTGACGAACCGACAACCGCCCTAGATGTGACGATTCAAGCCCAAATCCTCGAACTGCTTAAATCGATTCAGAAAAAAGAAAAGATGAGCATTATCTTGATCACTCATGACTTTAGCATTGTTTCTAACTTTTGTGATCGTGTTCTCGTCATGTATGCTGGAGAAATCATCGAGCAGGCGACAGTCGATCAACTGTTTAAATCGCCTAAGCATCCGTATACACGTCGCCTTTTGCATTCGATTCCAAGGCTTGACACTCCAATGGGAAAGTCTCTTTACTCGATTCATGGGTCTCCACCCGACCTCGCTCTTATTTCACCTGGATGTAGCTTTGCCAAGCGCTGTCCCCACGCTGAGACCCGTTGTCAAACTCAAAAGCCCACTTGTTTTCACATAGAAGAAGGGCACTGCGCAAGCTGTTGGCTCTATGCAGAAGGAGAGAAAGATGTCTGA
- a CDS encoding ABC transporter permease: protein MKEAEIIASPSLLVEELPYQESVSYWRDAWRRLCQNKPAMVGLCLLTVLILGAIFIPYLSSHTYYETHLHLKNKAPCSDFWFGSDELGRDLFTRIWWGARISLFVGIIAAIIDMFIGVFYGAIAGMIGGKTEDLMMRLSDVLYSLPHLLIVILLMVIMKPGVFTIIIALTLTGWINMARIVRGQILQIKQNDYVMAAHMLGAKRRRILMRHLIPNSIGTIITTMTLTIPAAIFSEAFLSFLGLGVQAPIASWGTMASDGLSALRYYPWRLFFPACFISVTMLAFNMVGDGVRDAFDPRLRK, encoded by the coding sequence TTGAAAGAAGCAGAAATCATAGCATCTCCTTCTCTTCTCGTAGAAGAACTCCCTTACCAAGAAAGTGTTTCTTACTGGCGTGATGCCTGGCGCCGTCTGTGTCAAAATAAACCTGCTATGGTAGGACTTTGCCTTCTGACTGTTTTGATTCTTGGAGCTATTTTCATTCCCTATTTGAGCTCACATACCTATTACGAAACCCACCTCCATTTAAAAAACAAAGCTCCTTGTAGTGATTTTTGGTTTGGGAGTGATGAACTCGGTCGCGACCTGTTCACTCGGATTTGGTGGGGTGCTCGCATCTCTCTTTTTGTAGGGATCATCGCCGCGATCATCGATATGTTTATTGGGGTGTTTTATGGAGCCATTGCTGGAATGATTGGAGGAAAGACCGAAGATCTCATGATGCGCCTATCGGATGTTCTCTACTCTCTTCCTCACCTTCTCATTGTCATTCTTTTGATGGTTATCATGAAGCCTGGCGTCTTCACGATTATCATTGCTCTAACTTTGACTGGCTGGATCAACATGGCCCGTATCGTTCGAGGGCAAATTCTGCAAATTAAGCAAAATGATTATGTCATGGCTGCCCACATGCTTGGAGCCAAGCGGCGCCGTATTCTCATGCGTCATTTAATTCCAAATTCGATTGGAACGATCATCACGACCATGACCCTGACAATTCCTGCAGCGATTTTTTCTGAAGCTTTTTTGAGCTTTCTTGGACTTGGGGTTCAAGCACCGATTGCAAGTTGGGGGACCATGGCAAGTGATGGCCTTTCAGCCCTCCGTTATTACCCTTGGCGTCTGTTCTTTCCCGCATGCTTTATTAGTGTTACCATGCTTGCCTTTAACATGGTTGGAGATGGAGTGCGTGATGCCTTTGATCCGAGGTTGCGCAAATGA